Part of the Oncorhynchus tshawytscha isolate Ot180627B linkage group LG07, Otsh_v2.0, whole genome shotgun sequence genome, CCCATCGGTCTGAGTTCTCTGTTGCAGGGAGGTCTGGGACGTATCCTCTGGGCTCGCCAGGTTCCTCTCGCACTCTGAGAGGATGTTACGGAGGCCCGTGAAGGAGTAGACCTCTATGCCCTGCCAGCCCGTGCACTGGCACTCGCTCTGAGCGCAGGGGCACGGGCCTCCACCCTCGTGGAGCTTTGACAGGGACCTGAAGTCAGAGGGCACAGCTCCGGTTTTGGCTTCAGCCCCTACGCAGTGAGCTGCCTCTGGGACATCCTTGTCGTCAGACAGGGGCTGTCTGGGGCTGCCCTCCAGCTTGGCTGTGGGGCCTTCCCCAGAGGCAGCGGGGATGTGGGGCTCATAGCCAGCACCGCCAAACACAGGGGAGGAGTGGCCCGAGGAGAGCAGTTCCTTCTTGGCGGGGATCTCCAGGGAGGAGCTGCAACCTTCAGCCTCTGGCAGGCTCTTGTGTTTCAGATGGCCAGGTAAGGGCGACATCTTGGAACCACAGTAGGTGAACTTTGGAGGATGGAGAATGGGAGACTTGGATCTCCGGCGTCTTTGGCTTCTCACGGCTCCTCTTGACGTCTTCCTCATACAACTActacatagaaaaacaaaaatgttaaaACCAAACATAACTATGatggtaaaataaaaatggacCAAAACAGTCATTCGGATTACCATGCCTTTTGAGTG contains:
- the oser1 gene encoding oxidative stress-responsive serine-rich protein 1, with translation MQLELGGWSLQPPPTMEAGGKDCEDETLQTAFKKLRVDAESLPATLHVCETITPRVVSRAFLEGAKPKLSCPKENWHGSCMRKTSRGAVRSQRRRRSKSPILHPPKFTYCGSKMSPLPGHLKHKSLPEAEGCSSSLEIPAKKELLSSGHSSPVFGGAGYEPHIPAASGEGPTAKLEGSPRQPLSDDKDVPEAAHCVGAEAKTGAVPSDFRSLSKLHEGGGPCPCAQSECQCTGWQGIEVYSFTGLRNILSECERNLASPEDTSQTSLQQRTQTDGSTTSTSPRSCSEQARAYVDDITIEDLSGYMEYYLYIPKKMSHMAEMMYT